The following coding sequences lie in one Brienomyrus brachyistius isolate T26 unplaced genomic scaffold, BBRACH_0.4 scaffold27, whole genome shotgun sequence genomic window:
- the LOC125721038 gene encoding odorant receptor 131-2-like has product MAGQNGSSLELNFLYYQSMTGTIDFMTTIKSFLVLSTALFFISLNLIMFVAMWSKPSFRETSRYLLFSQMLLSDSIHLGFTTLLYSCSMANINLIKVLCSMIVLVSGTTFRISPLTLAVMCLERYVAICFPLRHTDIATPGRTNIAIAVVWFLGSVNYVIDIIFLAATDAHFFTKTIYCTQERLFLAKWQFDVFQSFNGVFFVAVGIIVISTYTVIMMAARSIKAKKASRTVLLHLVQLGLCLSSFLFSSIERALSTISSALFIHLRYLNFFLLVLLPRCLSPLIYGLRDEGVRPLFLCYLRCSRWRIKPSTKH; this is encoded by the coding sequence ATGGCTGGCCAGAATGGTTCCTCTCTGGAGCTCAACTTCCTGTACTACCAGTCCATGACAGGGACAATAGACTTCATGACAACAATAAAATCATTTCTCGTGCTGTCCACTGCCCTATTCTTCATCTCCCTGAACCTCATCATGTTCGTTGCCATGTGGAGTAAACCCAGCTTCCGTGAGACTTCCCGCTATCttctattcagccaaatgctccTCAGTGACTCCATCCATCTGGGATTCACCACATTGCTCTACTCGTGTAGCATGGCTAACATCAACCTCATCAAGGTGCTCTGCTCCATGATCGTCCTTGTAAGCGGGACAACTTTCCGCATCTCCCCCCTGACGTTGGCTGTCATGTGTCTGGAACGCTATGTGGCCATTTGTTTCCCACTCCGACACACTGACATCGCCACCCCCGGGAGAACCAATATTGCCATTGCAGTGGTCTGGTTCCTGGGCTCTGTGAACTATGTGATTGATATCATTTTTTTAGCAGCTACAGATGCCCATTTCTTCACTAAAACTATTTACTGCACACAGGAGCGCCTCTTTCTGGCCAAGTGGCAGTTTGATGTGTTCCAGAGCTTTAACGGTGTCTTTTTTGTTGCCGTGGGAATCATCGTCATCAGCACCTACACAGTCATCATGATGGCAGCCCGGTCCATCAAGGCCAAAAAGGCCAGCAGGACGGTTCTCCTTCACCTGGTCCAGTTGGGCCTCTGCCTCTCCTCCTTCCTGTTCAGCAGCATCGAGAGAGCCCTGTCTACAATCAGCTCAGCCCTCTTTATCCACCTGCGCTACCTGAACTTCtttctcctcgtcctcctgcccCGCTGCCTGAGCCCCCTCATCTATGGCCTGAGAGACGAAGGAGTTCGCCCCCTCTTCCTCTGTTACCTCCGCTGCAGTCGCTGGAGGATCAAACCAAGCACAAAACATTAA
- the LOC125721037 gene encoding odorant receptor 131-2-like isoform X3 — MAGQNGSSLELSFLYYQSITETIDFMTTIKSSLVLSTALFFISLNLIMFVAMWSKSSFRETSRYLLFSQMLLSDSIHLGFTTLLYSCSMANINLIKERLFLAKWQFDVFQSFNGVFFVAVGITVIGTYTGIMMAAQSIKAKKASRTVLLHLVQLVLCLSSFLFSSIERALSTISSALFIHLRTLNFFLLVLLPRCLSPLIYGLRDEGVRPLFLRYLRCGRWRIKPRTSTR, encoded by the exons ATGGCTGGCCAGAATGGTTCCTCTCTGGAGCTCAGCTTCCTGTACTACCAGTCCATAACAGAGACAATAGACTTCATGACAACAATAAAATCATCTCTCGTGCTGTCCACTGCCCTATTCTTCATCTCCCTGAACCTCATCATGTTCGTTGCCATGTGGAGTAAATCCAGCTTCCGTGAGACTTCCCGCTATCttctattcagccaaatgctccTCAGTGACTCCATCCATCTGGGATTCACCACATTGCTCTACTCGTGTAGCATGGCTAACATCAACCTCATCAAG GAGCGCCTCTTTCTGGCCAAATGGCAGTTTGATGTGTTCCAGAGCTTTAACGGTGTCTTTTTTGTTGCCGTGGGGATCACCGTCATCGGCACCTACACAGGCATCATGATGGCAGCCCAGTCAATCAAGGCCAAAAAGGCCAGCAGGACGGTTCTCCTTCACCTGGTCCAGTTGGtcctctgcctctcctcctTCCTGTTCAGCAGCATCGAGAGAGCCCTGTCTACAATCAGCTCAGCCCTCTTTATCCACCTGCGCACCCTAAACTTCtttctcctcgtcctcctgcccCGCTGCCTGAGCCCCCTCATCTATGGCCTGAGAGACGAAGGAGTTCGTCCCCTCTTCCTCCGCTACCTCCGCTGCGGTCGCTGGAGGATCAAACCACGCACAAGCACAAGATAA
- the LOC125721037 gene encoding odorant receptor 131-2-like isoform X1, with translation MAGQNGSSLELSFLYYQSITETIDFMTTIKSSLVLSTALFFISLNLIMFVAMWSKSSFRETSRYLLFSQMLLSDSIHLGFTTLLYSCSMANINLIKVLCSMIVLVSGTTFRISPLTLAVMCLERYVAICFPLRHTDIATPGRTNIAIAVVWFLGSVNYVINIIFLAATDTYFLTKTIYCTQERLFLAKWQFDVFQSFNGVFFVAVGITVIGTYTGIMMAAQSIKAKKASRTVLLHLVQLVLCLSSFLFSSIERALSTISSALFIHLRTLNFFLLVLLPRCLSPLIYGLRDEGVRPLFLRYLRCGRWRIKPRTSTR, from the coding sequence ATGGCTGGCCAGAATGGTTCCTCTCTGGAGCTCAGCTTCCTGTACTACCAGTCCATAACAGAGACAATAGACTTCATGACAACAATAAAATCATCTCTCGTGCTGTCCACTGCCCTATTCTTCATCTCCCTGAACCTCATCATGTTCGTTGCCATGTGGAGTAAATCCAGCTTCCGTGAGACTTCCCGCTATCttctattcagccaaatgctccTCAGTGACTCCATCCATCTGGGATTCACCACATTGCTCTACTCGTGTAGCATGGCTAACATCAACCTCATCAAGGTGCTCTGCTCCATGATCGTCCTTGTAAGCGGGACAACTTTCCGCATCTCCCCTCTGACGTTGGCTGTCATGTGTCTGGAACGCTATGTGGCCATTTGTTTCCCACTCCGACACACTGACATCGCCACCCCCGGGAGAACCAATATTGCCATTGCAGTGGTCTGGTTCCTAGGCTCTGTGAACTAtgtaattaatataatatttttggcAGCCACAGATACCTATTTCCTAACCAAAACTATTTACTGCACACAGGAGCGCCTCTTTCTGGCCAAATGGCAGTTTGATGTGTTCCAGAGCTTTAACGGTGTCTTTTTTGTTGCCGTGGGGATCACCGTCATCGGCACCTACACAGGCATCATGATGGCAGCCCAGTCAATCAAGGCCAAAAAGGCCAGCAGGACGGTTCTCCTTCACCTGGTCCAGTTGGtcctctgcctctcctcctTCCTGTTCAGCAGCATCGAGAGAGCCCTGTCTACAATCAGCTCAGCCCTCTTTATCCACCTGCGCACCCTAAACTTCtttctcctcgtcctcctgcccCGCTGCCTGAGCCCCCTCATCTATGGCCTGAGAGACGAAGGAGTTCGTCCCCTCTTCCTCCGCTACCTCCGCTGCGGTCGCTGGAGGATCAAACCACGCACAAGCACAAGATAA